In Drosophila simulans strain w501 chromosome X, Prin_Dsim_3.1, whole genome shotgun sequence, one DNA window encodes the following:
- the LOC123327359 gene encoding tyrosine-protein phosphatase non-receptor type 9-like → MAGYTARLKKVLIVTAPLWFKALIKILRLFVRKKLRERVFTVSVPQLALPLHLGGTLEVDHDTSLLS, encoded by the coding sequence ATGGCCGGTTATACAGCGCGTCTGAAGAAGGTCCTGATCGTGACAGCGCCACTGTGGTTCAAAGCACTCATTAAGATCCTGCGTCTATTCGTGCGAAAGAAGCTGCGCGAGCGAGTGTTCACTGTATCGGTGCCTCAATTGGCGCTGCCCCTTCACTTGGGTGGCACGCTGGAGGTCGATCACGACACATCGTTGCTCAGCTGA